From Mesobacillus boroniphilus, the proteins below share one genomic window:
- a CDS encoding Na-translocating system protein MpsC family protein, with product MNVLSKNAIEKEFANFLSYYIKENLGRGPRETKIKITDNVLVFFMKGILTPMERNILKSSDGLPIALEARRLYLKGAGQERIQAFEKIVGMKIVEHYEAWKLEEDAAVGVLVFEENIT from the coding sequence ATGAATGTATTATCCAAGAATGCAATTGAGAAAGAATTTGCAAACTTTCTTAGCTATTATATTAAAGAGAATTTGGGAAGAGGTCCCCGTGAAACGAAAATCAAGATTACGGATAATGTCCTTGTTTTTTTTATGAAGGGAATTTTGACACCAATGGAACGCAACATTTTAAAATCCAGCGATGGCCTTCCCATTGCCCTGGAAGCCAGGCGCCTTTATCTTAAGGGAGCTGGTCAGGAAAGGATTCAGGCATTTGAAAAAATTGTTGGAATGAAGATTGTCGAACATTATGAAGCCTGGAAGCTTGAAGAAGACGCAGCCGTTGGGGTTTTGGTATTTGAAGAAAACATCACATAA